A genomic stretch from Lathyrus oleraceus cultivar Zhongwan6 chromosome 2, CAAS_Psat_ZW6_1.0, whole genome shotgun sequence includes:
- the LOC127118304 gene encoding uncharacterized protein LOC127118304 has protein sequence MASLSSPPPNSASLSDEHGLPPQLIPTPNYKNLLIQFTQRANIALPEYRTQNEGASHAPEFRCSVLADGLVFTLPNTFFHIRAAEQEVSRVALVYLVKKIKDEGRSIISKSVTFCKGVLNEYAKKLNVKPPTYNTVEYKKVIPYFVCTMDFNCTSYIGEAARRKKDAEDLAARAAILSILDNSDSGIMLGQMIKAKAMLFNSVQLKTLLPTCDNVIVSVEKTALSCELVQGLKDENKGIADPADNDNTNKIETARSEPGLVVSTHQRPEMPMPEPAPEAAKSPNGSQQPEMPIPKPAPEAAKSPNGSQQPEMPIPKPAPEAAKSPNGSLQREMPIPEPAPEAAKSPNGSQQPDSALPIDNAVSARKRRRNNYRANKKARMQAELKALSSGEVHPLSVAQ, from the exons ATGGCTTCGCTGTCTTCTCCACCGCCAAATTCAGCTTCACTCTCAGATGAACATGGACTTCCTCCTCAGCTCATCCCTACTC CAAACTATAAGAATTTATTGATACAGTTTACACAGAGGGCAAACATTGCATTGCCGGAGTACCGAACGCAAAACGAGGGAGCAAGTCATGCACCTGAGTTTAGATGCAGTGTGTTGGCAGATGGATTGGTTTTCACTTTGCCAAATACTTTCTTCCATATAAGAGCTGCTGAGCAGGAAGTCTCCAGGGTTGCGTTGGTGTATCTGGTCAAGAAGATTAAAGACGAAGGGCGCTCGATCATTTCCAAG AGTGTTACATTTTGCAAGGGAGTGCTAAATGAGTATGCTAAAAAGCTCAATGTAAAACCACCTACATACAACACTGTGGAGTATAAAAAGGTGATTCCATATTTTGTATGTACTATGGATTTCAACTGTACAAGTTACATTGGAGAAGCAGCTAGAAGAAAAAAGGATGCGGAGGATTTAGCAGCTCGTGCCGCTATTCTTTCAATCCTAG ATAACTCCGACTCGGGAATCATGCTGGGTCAGATGATCAAGGCAAAAGCTATGCTTTTTAATTCTGTTCAATTGAAGACCTTGCTGCCCACTTGTGATAATGTAATTGTCTCGGTAGAAAAGACTGCACTTTCCTGTGAGCTTGTCCAGGGACTGAAGGATGAAAACAAGGGCATTGCTGATCCTGCGGATAATGATAATACTAATAAGATTGAAACTGCACGTTCTGAGCCTGGCCTAGTTGTTTCCACACATCAACGACCTGAGATGCCAATGCCTGAGCCAGCACCTGAAGCTGCAAAGTCTCCAAATGGTTCTCAGCAACCAGAGATGCCAATACCTAAGCCAGCACCTGAAGCTGCAAAATCTCCAAATGGTTCTCAGCAACCAGAGATGCCAATACCTAAGCCAGCACCTGAAGCTGCAAAATCTCCAAATGGTTCTCTGCAACGAGAGATGCCAATACCTGAGCCAGCACCTGAAGCTGCAAAGTCTCCAAATGGTTCTCAGCAACCAGACAGTGCACTTCCTATTGATAATGCTGTGAGTGCAAGAAAGCGTAGAAGGAACAATTACAGGGCTAATAAGAAGGCACGGATGCAAGCTGA GTTAAAAGCTTTATCTAGCGGCGAAGTCCATCCTCTTTCTGTGGCACAGTAA